ATGAAAGGCCTCACTGTCACCAGGGCAACTCGGCTAATCCCTGAACTCTCATGCGCCTGAATGAAAGGCCTGGCTCTGTACAAGGCCCCCTCATACTGGGCCTTTGTTCAGcactccccccttccctccacagAAAACCCATTCTCTCAGCATAGGAGCAGCCAGGGGACTGATCCTCAGGCATCCAGGCGAAGATTCAGTGAATCTTCTCCAGCCTGTACGCCTGTGCAAGAGGAGGCTTTCCTCCCTGGAGTCCAGCCTCAAAACTCACCAGCACCCATTCAATAAATGATCGGAAGATTCAGGTTCAAATGAAGGGTCGATAATTGTGCTTGGATGAATATGTGATCAAGAacattgtctgtgtttctggaaTTCACTCATGTGGGCCCCGATTAAAGCAAGAAAAAGCAAACTGTTCTGGGAACAGTCCTCCTCCACCGCCTTCTCACCTTCATTGCTGACTGGATCGGAGTCCAAGGAGAGTCGCGCGTTCCAGTCCCCGCGCAACTCGTAGCGGAAGGAGGCGATGCGGCGGCTGATGTCCTGGTGAGGCGTGGCCTGCAGGTAGAGGGCCACCCTTTCCCCCGGCTGTCGGCTGAAGCAGCGGACCCTGGGCTGCTTCTGCGCATCTGGCCGGTCGCTCACCAGCAGCTCCAAGACGCCGTCGCGCTCCAGGTAGAGCTGGGCCCCGCGGGAGCTCTCGGCAGGCTTCACGCAGGCGGTGATGTGGCCGGGCCCGCTGCGCCCGCTGCCCCCTGGCCCGACCACTCCCGATGGCAGGCGGGGGGACAGGGTGAGACGCAGTGCCCCCTTTGGGTAGAGCCAGTCCAGGGAGCCCTCTGCGCAATGCAGGGAGatctgctccacactgcccagCTGCTGTGACAGAccactggagagagagagagaaagagagagaggggggataaTACATTAGAACCGATGTCTCAGCCAAGACCATAAAGACCAGCCCCCACCCTCCAAAACAATTCAAAGCTTCTCGTCATGTGACTGCAAGAGCATGCAGAGACGCTGACCTTTCTCGTTTCCAAAACCTAGCTGGAAGATAATTCAACAGCCAGACAGAGCAATCTGTCCTTCTGAGCAGAACATTCCTACCATGAGGGATGGAAATGGTTCCCAAaaccaaatgaaagaaaattgtACCAAACGCTGTGGTTTTTGgtaaatacatttcagatgtgGAGAGAATGGTCAAAAACAATTCGACATCAGAGGACTGCAGATGAACACAAGAAAGGGAGCATTTGACTGTATATTTTCCTTATAAAGTCCAATTTGGTGACAGTTCCAGTTTAAGGGTATGTTCACAAATCAAACGAAGCACCACCAACTTTATTAAGCAATTTAAGGACAGTCCTAATAGGACACAGTTTCTTAACTGTGAACAaactcagaaacagaaatgacaagTCACCTCCTTGTGGCTTAGTCACCCACTACTATGCAGCCTACTGATGTCATTTGATCAGTATTTGCaggtttgtggtttgtttgaAAGACTGCAACAAGGTTGACAAACCCGCTATAAGCTTGTGTACTGCTGTCATATGACCAAGAGGCCTAACTGATGCAGTAATGTCAGTTAAAATGGTATATTATTATACGGCATGGTATTCAAATTTCCTACATACTGATCAATCAGTGGTTTCAGTTTCCAATCTTTTCACCTACCCACTTCCCAAAGATTTCTTTCAACTTTTAATGAGCTGTTTTATGTCTCCAGGTGGGAATTTTAACACCCTCTTTGGGTGACCACCCCAAGGGCACTTCCTTTTAGGACCCTTTGGGTTTATAGtcacactgcactgacagatTAACCACAAAGAAAGCAGTCGCAAAAAAGTATACATCTGTCTAAACACTACATTGAAACTCGTAAGCATTACACTGCAAACTTAATTTGGAGTGCCgcaaataaatatcaaaaataaatgcatccaGTGCCTGTCAGATGATATCTGATATTCGGTCATAACACATATATTCAACAGCTTAAATTAAACGTaagataaaaaaatcaaacaaaagttAAGACTTCCAGATATGTCAAAATACTTAAATTGGTTGCTTATCCAAAACATATAACCTATCTTGATTAAAATGTGATCAGACTTACACTGTGGTAACTAACATTAATAAGTAAGTTGCAGAGTTCCactgtgtgagaaaaaaaacaagactttttttttaagaaacgtTAGGCATTGAAAGTGGTCAAACAAACCGCAGTCTCATTTGCCTTGTGGTACCACTGAACCGTGGCTAATTGCTGTCGTAGGAGCGCTATTGCGCTGACTCATCGAAGTGAGTCCAAGGCAGCAGTTCGCAATCGGGTCCCCAGCGCTACAGCGTGAGACAAAACGGCGAGTCGACCCCTCTGCAGGTAGTATAAATGACCCTCATGAAAACTAGACAACGCGAATCTACAGCTACATAAAACGCACACTTACGGCTAAACCGTAGGTCTTGTTTCATTCATGCAGTCGCAGAATTTGTGCATGCCACTTACTAGTAATCAACTGCAAATGGCCCAAAGCTAGGaagctgtttttccacaaagcattagtgctgaaaacaaaattattagatacataattcaaaatgcacacaggCGGCCAGTCCCATCCATTATGCAGTACTTGCCTTCCTTTCCAGCTACACTGATCCTCTGAATAGCTGGACAAGACTCTGTCAAAAACTGTCATCAGCGGAATCCACAATGTGTATAGCCAAAAGTGCAGCATTTTCTTCTCGAGAAAGCTACTTGGAGGAATTTGGTATGAACGCACCACAACGGGGTAGTTAGTACTTTTTAACTGACACTATCGTTCTGGTGCCTTTTGCTATTTGCAAGGTATCGTTTCTACTGCTTGGCGCCGAAATCGTCAAGTTCCATAATTCGGCATCATACTAATCATCCTGCTTTTACAATCCACGGATAGAAACAGCGACGTTCTTCTGCCCTGCAGGATCCGCGTACGTCAGTTACCCATAGCGTTCCCTAACTGACTCCACTGAATGGAGAAGACGTCTGGAGTTTTGCTGTGGGGTAGAGAGGTCTGTCGTCCAATTGCAAACAAGAAGGGGCGAAACTTTAAACCATTCACACAACAGGGACAGGGTACCAGAGGTGTGGTTTGGGACAAAACACGGACGAGCAGGATTTAAATGACTTTCCTGCTAAACCGACTCAGCTGAAACAGACAAAGCAGAGATAGGCTATAAGAATTTGGTACTTAGGAGAAAGAAGCGGCTGTTGGGATATATATTGGCGGCGATGAATAGTTCGTTTGATCGAAAAGGCTTACAGTTTCGTTTCTGTaatcagtgcaaaaaaaagtaaCCACACTGAAGTAAtactatacaatacaatactcCTAACGAAATAAATAGCAGGATATATTGGTAAACTAACTGGCGTAACAGGTTTCATCATATCAGCATCCATCCCCGCattaaacacagaaagaaaaactgtaCAGCTACAATGGTCGTATGCAAAGTTTTCGAACAAAATTCCCTAAAATAACGCGATGTGTTGTTGAAACTGCTTTGCATCGATGGAAACTACCCAGATTTACCCTTGTAAAGGTTATCTTGACTGAGGTGGATTGTCATTCCAATAAGCTGATAGGTAATTACtgatattttaagattttagaTGACTATAGCAAATATTAATGCCATTCCAAGAGAAGGCCTTCTAGTTAGTCCTTCAGTACAGATTGATCAATTCCATTTGGGACCCCATCATAGGTCACATAAGATCAGAACGATTGGTTTCTCCTGCACAGTGTACACATTACCGCAGACAAGAATATTGGAAATTGATGTAGTCTGTTAACCTAaaccacataaaataaataaaattgagtAACATAATCGAATCGTCATACCGCGGTTTGCAGTAGATCAATGGATTGATTGCTTAAATTTCGCATGACATTTAATTCCTTTGCAGCCTACCTTTTACAAAAGTTAGTCTGAGTTAGTCCAATCTGAATTAGGTTCCATTGAAGCCTGCTGGTAAATGGTATCTTAATTTGAACCCATTGCTGTATTATATCAATACTCTGGATATTTGTGTATCTGTTTATTTGATGTAGACAATTTAACAgatgtgtgcattttaatatttacacatacaagtaATATTTGACCAACTTTGTGCCACTTGAGTCTCACTCACTCAAGTCACACTTGGTCATGAGTGGACTGTTAAATCACTATTTTTGCGATGTGCATTTATATTAAAATCCTATGTATAGGCCTACTTGCCATTctttctcgtttttttttttttactagatGTTGAAATGCAAAACGCACAAACCGAAGAGCAGTCGTAGAAACGGAAGTTTTGATCGTTTACCGCTACATGATATGGTATTTTATacaataaaatttgttttcatgagCAAAATACATCCTTTCGCATGGCCAGACATTACCGACCGTTTTTAGAGTCGAATAGCCTAGCTTTGAGCTTAGAGTTTTGCACTTTCTTTCAGACACCAGATGTTTTACGTACTTCTATTGAGTCACAAAACTCAAACCTGCCCGCCAAAAAGTTTGAATTAAAAAGCGCAACCACTTCAATAGAGGCGATCCCAGACGGGATTTGTTGGAGGGGTGGACAGCTATGTAAATTAAGCAATTTAGTTTGCCCAGAAACGTCCTTCACTACCCCATACACAAAAAGCGGGCAGAATTACAATAAGCACAGCGACAATGGTGTGTGATTTACAGTTGAGAACCTTGCTGCCTTTAAACTGATATATGATGACTTTGAATGTGAGTACAAATATCAATAGGAAAATATGTATTGTATGCAGTGGGAAAACTAAAGGGGCAAAACATTAGCACCTTTTAATCACTGTTGCTGTTAACCGCTGTGCAGAAGAATCCAAGAACTCAGCCAATGGGAGCAGTACCTGAACATTTAAGAGTCCTTGTATTACGCAATGCAAAGACTCTACATTTaacgttacattacataaattcAGAGTTATTGGTGGTACCTGTATTGCGCTGCATCATTGGGAGTATACACGTTCTCTGCTTTGCAAAGCCCAGATGATCAAAACAATCAccatataaataacatttaatagtACTGAAATGTAGTTGCATGCAACTATCCCACAGTTGGTGAATCTTCAAACAATTTCCAATATCTGCGGATGTTTTGTTAAACTTCGGATGTTTTCCATGAATGTCTTAATGCCATGAAGTAAAAATAATGACTAATTTAGCTGCTTGCCAAATGTCCCCTGTGTAAACTAAGGTGAATTTACTTTGCACACCATTAACTTTGATGTAATTTTTGTACATGAAATGTAGAAGGTGTTATCAACCAactcatataaaataaaaatgcaatttattcaCTAACCACAATTTTAGGGAATATGTGGTGTCATACAATAATTTCCATTGCTTATCCCCCACGTCGCGCCCAATTATCGCGCCCAAACCAACAAAGCCGAGTAgtcagtctttttttcagtgttacgACTTGCAATGTGAGAGCTAATTGGCCTCATCGCTTTAACTTTTAAAAGGCATAGAGGGGTATTCACTCCCCCCTGTCCTCCCTACGAATGAGTAGCCTACTACCTCGTGGAGCGCTGCGAGGGAGGGGCTCAGACCAATCCTTGCCTCGGCTATTGTCTACGGAGCATTGTGCGCGGCAATAACCCCAAGCCCCTTGCAGAGCctaaatcaaatatttaaacattcgTGCGAAGCGCCCGCCAAAAttgaatacaatgtaatggaTCTCAGCATCTGCTGCGGGAGAATAGGTTCCAACGTTTTCCCTCCAAATATCACTATTGTGTCATGTTGTTTAGTTTTAACGCCTGCAGAAACTCAGTAAGTTAACTTATAATAAGAATAGCCTCTTGTGCAATCTGAAGAAAAtgcttctgtttttatgtgCTTCTATTTACTTGATGcatttgacaaaatattcaaaattccAGTCATCAAATGAAGTCCTGTGGAGAAGATTTCTGTGTACCGTTCTATCCATTCTATGTGTCCACCTTTAGCGAAATTCCAAATCTGATTAGTGCCCTACATTTCACTTTTGATTCAATcaacataaaatgcacaaagttttttttttttacccttttacCCTTTAAGtttaaacaaatttttaaaCTCGTCAAACTGTTGGTGAAGACAAACTAACACTTCTATTTACCCTTACTCAAAGGTAAGGGTAAATGCTGAATGAATCCAGGGATTTCTGTTGATGACCGTACCGGTCTGACTAGATAGAATGAAGCACCAAATAAATTTAGCATGATATATGAACATGAACAAAAGTTTGTGTCTGTCAGAAAATGGAGGGAAACAGGCACAGAGTACTGAAGGCAGAGACCGGTGAGAGGTGATtaaacagagggggaggggaggctcCACTGATCCTCCACCTCTAATCACAACTTGGGGCATTGCCCCTGGCCTTAAAGAAGCGGAGGGCACCTATGCTGGCAGCGCTGCACACTGCCCCTTTCCCGCTGAGTGTTCTTTCAAGGCGCAGTCTTAGGAGTcaataaaatattcttttgtgCACACGCTGCCATCCATCTCCAACCAAAGTGACTTTGGGCCGGGGATTGTGTGGCGTGGCTGTTGTTTGGACTGTGCTAACACACCGTGGTGAAAGCTTCGCCAGCACAACCGTGGCCCCCTGGTCGAGTTATGACAAGGCTTCAAATCCCAACAAAGGCACATGCGCAAAAATCCAGCTGCTCTATTGTCTGCCTGAAGAGGGAGGGTGTCCCGAACAGGGCATTTCAAAGGGTAGGGGGCTGAATGGGGAAAAAGGCAGCTGGAACAATGTGATAAATAAATTAGGATTTAATAGTAGCAATATTAACAATGAAAACTAATAACCGTCATTGCAATTATTAATATGAATTCCGACTTAAATCCCGGAGGATCACGTTTCTAAATAGAGCATTAAGGTACAGTGTACATTGGTCATGCTTGTTATAGGTAAACAAAGATCCATTGTAGGCCTGGCTCATAATTGTCATGAGTAATGACTACAAGTGCAACACGAAGGCTCATGTAAAGGGGAAGGGTTTTGCTGATCAACATAAATATGACAGTCCCAGCTGTATTTAAAGACACCCTAGCAAGTGCTGTGCTATGCTGGTTTTAGTTAGCGCAGTGGAATGTAGTGATATTATGTCTGTGAGCTAGTAGACCCCTGCAGGAGGGTAATGGGCAGGAGTGACGGGCGGCATAGGGAGGTGGCTGCTCCTTCAGGCCCAGCTGCCCTCCTCAGGAAATGAGTGTCCGTTGCGGACAGCTATTCAATTAAAGAATGATGGCATTTCCTGGGTGGGTGATATCATCTGCACATACAGAGGCCAACTTTCTAAAAAAGAGTTGTTTATCAAACTGAATCGTCTCCTTTCCTATGTGTAGAGAACAAGAGAGCTCAGCTCAGTTGTGAGAGTGAGCAGGTAACAGCGCTTAGTGTTGATTTCAATATGATCAGATGCTACAGCGCATACGTGTAAGTGATGCTATTTTATGGCCATAAAAATCTGATATCGTGTCATAAACTTAAAAAAGGTCTCTATCTCCCTTTAAGtactgtggggagggggggcttgCGGCTTTCAGCTGTGCCTCCTGACCTGGTACTAATAATTTGATCATGTATATTTGGGGGATAACTGATGGAGAGGGTTAACAGAAGTCTGGGATGGATAGGGGTGGGGCGGGGTAGGGTAGGGGGTCAGTTTAACCCAGCAATGGGACCTGAAGCACAGGTCTAGTGATGACAGCACTATGGGGTTCTGGCTTCTTCTTACTGCCTGCCTTCTCTCATGATGGATGGTGTCTGGAGGCTGTGGCAGGAGGGATCACTACAGCCCTGGCTGTAACCGAGGATGACGCACCATTTCACATGAACAAAAGCTCAACAGGCTCTTTGCTTGCAGGCAGAATGCATGCAAAGCATTGTCTTGTGctttgcaataaaaatgctCCAGGTCTGCAGTAAAAATGCAGTTacaaattgtaaatgtaattacaaataaGCAAGCCAGGAATCTAGCATCACcttttacagtgaaatattaGCCATCTCATTTGAATCATCATTTGGCCAATGATCTGGCCAAATAGGGACCCCACTTGATTTGTTCCATTGCATTAGTAATTGGGGTGTTTGGGGATACCAGTCCACAGAGACCAGCGTAACAGGGTGTTTATGGATATGGAGTCTCCAGTTCTCACCACCTGCAAGGGACGCCTGTGCTCGTTAAACTGACATTactggctcttttttttctttctaatttgaGTTCAGACTGTGCTGCAGCCACTGGTGTCTAGGAAGGCTTTTAAGGGCTTTCTTTCTATGCCCAAGACACGGGCAGACAGAGCTACTGGAATTAGTGAAAGCTGAGAACAGCTCAGGGATAAAAGTGCCCAGTTGTTCATTTTGTGAGAGGCCCTTTGACTAAACAGTTGAGGGGCAGAGAAGGTGAAGGTGGATAAAAATTCAAGTTATTAGGCAAACATCCAATATCCCCATCTCCCGTGGTCTGTCAGCTGGTCAGGGTACATATTAAATTCTCTTTCATGACTTCAGTTGCTTGCGTAAAGCAGTGTATAATGTATCCCTGAACCAAGGCACTCCATATCCTTCTTGCTGATCCAACAGCTTGAAGGGCATGGAAACTGAACCATCCCAAAACCCCACACACCATCAGCCTTTCTAACAGAGGCCCTTCTAAGGTGACATTTAGCTCAAATGCGTAGAGTTCCTTCTGAAGGCAAGCAGTTTATTAATCTATAGcaactgacagagagacagggtgatGAAATTCAGTCTGGCCAAGTGCCTAATACCAATCAAGAACCTCAGCCAACAAAATATTATGATTCAGCCATGGGGTCgaaaatatcaaaacatcaCCAAATGGTCTGCATAATGCCACTTGCACAGATTAAAAGAATATATGGAATAGTCTGTATTGTTTGACCAAATAGGTCTGTAATGtggaaaagggagggagaaagggagaaacaCCACGGCACCAGACTGAGTCCCTGGCATGATCGGGAGCACAGCACTAACAGTGTTAAGTGGAAGTCCTCAGTGGATGCCAGTCTGTCCCCAGCTGTGTTTGCAATCTGCTCTCCCCGCTGTTTACCAGGGAGGGCCCTCCAAGCGGCAAATTCCCATTAGAACGTAATGACACATCTGAGAGCGcgcaatgagagagagagtgtcgGTTTTCACGAGGATCTCATAGGGGCTCAGATCGCAAATAAAGCACTTTGTACAGGATCCCTGTGTTGGCGCTTCCCACACACAACTGATCTCAGGCTCTGAGAAAGAGTGTAACATATCACCTGGGTATCGATGGGAAAAAGCCTGTCTCCCTGATCCCACCAACTCATCACAAACTAGTGCTGCAGTAGGAACTGACTCTGCTCCACCTCCCTCTATGCATGTGAACCTGaggttttacatgtttttaatgcaaCTAATTACCTGAATTTCCCGTATGTGCACCTGCACAATACTGGAAGCCTTTGCGACTTACAGGGTCCAAGCTggttattgatatttttatgcacttttagaaatgtgtgtgtatgcattcagACGTATACAGTGGAAATACACTGCAAATGatactgtataaatgcataattaggGTGTTTTAAATCAAAAGGTAGTTTTTGTAGAGAAAAGCATGTTTAGCATTGTTAACAATTGGTGAGAATGTTCCTTCACATGatgtttgattttgttcttACAATTACACACTGCTAACCAGATTGAATTCTTTACAACAAAGCTCCTGTCATACAGTGGACTCTTAAGAGATTACCAAGGATAATGGGAAGAGACATGGTCAACAGTGTCATTAAAGGGATGTGCCCTGTATATCTTAGAAGCAAACAGGAGGTAACATCAGCTAAACCGGATTATCCCAGGTGTGTGATGGGAAAGTACAGAGAGACCCTGGCTGGTGTGAGAGAGGTGCTGGTGGAGCCACTGACAGGTGGAATGGTAGAGTGGGAGAAGAAGAGTCCACTCCCCACTGAACCTGAACATGTGGAGCTTTGACACGCCGTGAATCTGATGGACTGGCTGACACCTGTCCTCACAGCGCGGGATGCCGCGGGGGCCTTCCTCTGGGCCCAGGCGCAGGCGGAGCTCACCCGCGGGAACAACCTCCAGCATGAGGGCAGCCTTTCTCGTCTCTCCCGGGAACCCAAAACACCTGTACAGAGGAGAGCCTGAGAGCCTTGCTGCGGGGCTCTTTCTCGGCTCTGTAAACTGACCCTGTGCCCCGCccagctcacacacatccacaccacactgccgtTTACTGATGctgcattcacagacacacgACGGTGCATTGGTAGAGAACGCAAGGGAGAGAGCTGGGAACAAGTTGCTCAGCAGATGGATCCATGTATGAAAGAGGGACTGGAGTATAAGCCTACAATTTAATGGTTCCTCATGAAAATCAGC
This genomic stretch from Megalops cyprinoides isolate fMegCyp1 chromosome 1, fMegCyp1.pri, whole genome shotgun sequence harbors:
- the metrn gene encoding meteorin; this encodes MLHFWLYTLWIPLMTVFDRVLSSYSEDQCSWKGSGLSQQLGSVEQISLHCAEGSLDWLYPKGALRLTLSPRLPSGVVGPGGSGRSGPGHITACVKPAESSRGAQLYLERDGVLELLVSDRPDAQKQPRVRCFSRQPGERVALYLQATPHQDISRRIASFRYELRGDWNARLSLDSDPVSNEGACRPCNDTEILMAVCTSDFVVRGNIRSVVEDKDLQASVIKVSATRVFRQKYALFSGSGRLAKAGEIRTLLQCGVRNGAGSFLFTGRVHFGEAWLGCAPRYKDFQRAYQLAKEARQIPCELASD